The Terriglobales bacterium DNA window GGTTGCAGTGGAAATTTGTCGATCTGGATGATGTGATCTCTGCACGAACCGGACGCCGCATCGCAGAGATCTTCGAGCAGTCGGGCGAAACGGAATTTCGTCGTCTTGAGACCGAAGCCCTGGGCGCGGTCCTGGGGGGATTGAAATCGCCCACCGTGCTTTCAATCGGTGCAGGCGCATTTGTTCAGTCGGAAAACCGGAGGCTGCTTCGATCGGCTGCAGGGCGCATCGTGTTCTTGAATGGCTCGCCGGAGACTCTGATGGAGCGCTGCCGGCAACATGGCGCCAGGCGCCCGATGTTTCAGGATGAGAACCAATTTCGCCAACTGTACGAATCCCGGCGGAACAGTTATATGAAGGCTGACCTTTGCATCGATACTACCCGTCTGACCATTGGCGAGGTCGCGGTCGAGGTGGCGAGGCGGCTGGGCTTGGTTCCCAGGAGTAACATCGCCAAGGATTTCCCCAATGAAGTCTAAATTGCTGGCCATTTTTTGCGTGCTGCTGCTCTCGCCACCTGCAATTGTCGCCGGCAGCAAGAAAGCCGAACAGGTGGTGGATTCCGGCACTTTTGGCATCTTCGTGGCCGGACGCCGCGTGGCGACGGAGAAGTTTCAGATCAGCCAGTCGCCGGAAGAGAGCCTTGCCAGCTCGGAGCTCCGCCTCGAGGACGGGAGCAAGAATGGGCAGCGGGCGGAGATGAAGCTTTCGCCCAGCGGCGACCTGGTCAGATACAAGTGGTCGGAATTCGGATCAAGCAGCGCACAGGCTGTGGTGGAACCGCAAAACGAATTTCTGGTGGAGCACATCGCCGCCACGGAAACTCAGAAAGCGGCCGAGCGCTCCTTCCTTCTGCCGACATCGACGCTGATTCTGGAGGATTACTTCTTCAGCCACCGCCAGATCCTGCTCTGGCGTTATCTGGCGGCTCAGTGTCGTGCTTCGCAGTCCCAGCAGGGCTGCGCCATGACGCGTACCCAGTTCGGCGTGCTCGTGCCAAGGCAACAGAACTCTGAGATGGTGAGCATCGAGTTTGTGGGGAAGGAGAGCACGCCCGTCCGAGGAGCGCAGCGGGAGCTGAACCGCTTCAACCTGCAAGTGGAAGGCGTGGAATGGGCTCTCTGGGTGGACGACCAGTACAAGGTCCAGCGCATTCTAGTCGCTTCGGAAAAGGTCGAGGTTATACGGGAGTAATCTGTGGGGCAGCGTAAAGTTCTCCCATTTCCCGGTTTCAGCCGCTAGAATCGGGCACGCGGCTTTCCCGCACAAACCATGGCTTCGGAAGAGAAACCAGCCGGCCTGGGTTTCAGGACCCACCGCTCG harbors:
- a CDS encoding shikimate kinase, giving the protein MRKANPGTPAAVVLVGYMGAGKTSVGQELAQRLQWKFVDLDDVISARTGRRIAEIFEQSGETEFRRLETEALGAVLGGLKSPTVLSIGAGAFVQSENRRLLRSAAGRIVFLNGSPETLMERCRQHGARRPMFQDENQFRQLYESRRNSYMKADLCIDTTRLTIGEVAVEVARRLGLVPRSNIAKDFPNEV